The window CTTGCACGAACTTTGCGCCGGATCGCATGGTCTCCAACTGTTGACAATCCGCATGCCTGCTCGTCTATCTCGGCGAAAGAGCATGAAGCATTGGAGAACCGATGACCAACGTCGCACTGACGGGACTTGCCCGCGATCTCGCCAAGCGCGAAGAGGCTGGTCGGCCCGTGCGCATCGGCCTCGTCGGCTGCGGTGAAATGGGCACCGACATCGTCACCCAGGTCGCGCAGATGAAAGGCATCGTGGTTTCCGCCATCGCCGACACGCGCGGCGAGCGCGCCCGCGAGGCCGTGAAAATCGCGCAGCGACCCGCCGACAGCGCAGGCGAGGCATCGTCCATGTCAGCCATGACCACGCTGATCGAAGCGGGAAAGACCGCGATCGTGCCGGATTCGTCTCTCGTGGCGACGCATGATCTGGTCGATGTCGTGATCGACGCGACCGGTAAGCCCGCCGTCGGGGCCGAGATCGGCATCAAGGCCATGGAGCACGGCAAGCATCTGGTGATGATGAATGTCGAGGCCGACGTCACCATCGGCGCCTATCTGAAGCATGCGGCGCAAAAACTCGGCGTCGTCTATTCGCTCGGCGCGGGCGACGAGCCGTCATCCTGCATGGAACTGATCGAGTTCGTCTCCGCGATGGGGCACAAGGTCGTCGCGGCCGGCAAGGGCAAGAACAATCCGCTCAACCACGACGCGACGCCTGACGAGTATCGCGCGGAAGCCGAGCGCCGCAACATGAACCCGCGCATGCTGGTCGAGTTCGTCGACGGCTCCAAGACGATGGTCGAGATGGCCGCGATCGCCAACGCCACCGGCCTCGTTCCGGATAAACCGGGCATGCACGGCCCCGCGGCCACTCGCGACGAACTGTCGAGCGTGCTGTGCCCGGTCGAGGATGGCGGTGTTCTGTCGCGCAAGGGCGTGGTCGATTTCTCGATCGGCAAGGGTGTCGCGCCGGGCGTCTTCGTCATCGCGGAGATGGCGCATCCGCGCCTGCGCGAGCGCATGAACGATCTTAAGCTGGGCGAGGGGCCGTACTACACCTTCTTCCGCCCCTATCATCTAACGAGCCTCGAAGTGCCGCTGACCTGCGCGCGCGCCGTGCTCTACGGCAAGGCCGACATGGTGCCGCTCGACAAGCCTGTCGCGGAGGTCTGCGCCGTGGCCAAGCGGGACCTAAAGCCGGGCGACGCGCTGGATGCGATCGGCGAATACACCTACCGCTCCTGGATCATGACGGTCGGGGACGCGCGGAAAAACGACGCGATCCCTTGCGGATTGCTCGAAGGCGGCACGGTCACCCGGCCGATCGCGAAGGGCGAACTCATCACCTATCGCAACGCCGCGCCAGACGCGCAGTCCGGCCTCGTGATCCTGCGCAAGAAGCAGGACGAGCTGGTGGCAAGTCTGGGGTAGCGCGACGTCTCTTCCTTCTCCCCGTTCACGGGGAGAAGGTGCCCGAAGGGCGGATGAGGGGCAGCGCGGCTTCTCAGGTTATTTCCCCAGCTCGACCGAGCGCTCTTTCGCCGCCTCGACGGCTTCCGACACGAGCTTTTGCAGCCGATCGCCCTCCATGAGCACTGACAGCGCCGCCGCCGTCGTGCCGTTGGGGCTCGTCACCTGCTTGCGCAGTTCGGCGGGCTCGTCGCTGCTTCCAGCGGCGAGCGCCGCCGCGCCATAGACGGTCTGCATCGCAAGGCGCTTGGCGGTTTCCTGCGGCAATCCCGCGGCTTCGCCCGCAGACGCCAGGCACTCGATGAAGTGGAACAGATAGGCGGGGCCGGAGCCTGACACGGCTGTGACGGCATCCATCAGCGCCTCGTCGGCGATCGTCTCGACTTCGCCGCTGGCCGAGAGGAGTTCGCTGACGAAGGCCGAGGTCTCAGGTGTGACATTCGCGTTCGACACGACCACCATCATGCCCTTGCCGACCGCGGCTGGCGTGTTCGGCATGCAGCGCACGATCGCGGCATCCGAGCCGAGCAGCGTTTCGAACGCGCTGATCGGCGTGCCGGCGGCAACGCTCAAAAACGTCGCGGTCTTCGAATAGCGCGCATAGGCGGGCAGGATGCTGAGGATCACCTGCGGCTTGACCGCGAAGATGATCAGGCGCGGCGCGATGTCGGCCCTGAGTTCCTCGACCGTCGCGAGAGCCGTAACGCCGAGGGCAGCGGCGCGCTCACGAAGCGCATCGGCCGGTTCGATCACGCCGACGTCGCCCGTCGCCAAGTGGCCGGCATCGAGCCAGCCCTTGAGCATCGCGTAGCCCATATTGCCGCATCCGACGAGCAGTACCTGTAGCGACATCGTCCTGAACTCCCGCGTGCTGATGGCCGAGACGGACCCTGGGTCACGACTCGTTGAATGTCCATTTGATATCGGATCGGCCTGGAAAAATTAACCATTTGTTTTCCATCGTTGTTTAGGTTGGCTTAACGTTTGGGAACCCCCGCTCCCCGACATGGCGCCGAGATCCGCAGGCATCGATGTCCGAATTCGCAGACGATCCAAGACAACGTCGCGCCCCGTCGCTCCTGACGCTGGCGCGCCATCCCGACCAGTATGACGACGGCGCGGTCGCCCGGCATTCGGCGGCGCGCGCGATGCGCGAAAGCCATGCCAACGCCATGACGCCGGACCCTGCCGAAGAACTGACCGCTGCCGAACAACCCGCCCCTGTCATGCCGCCTGAAGTCGCGGATCGCGATGAAACCGTTCGCGGCATCTTTGCGCGGTGGCGGGCTCGCCGCGACGAAGAGGCGGCGTTGGACGAACCGCAGCCGCTCGTCTCCGAAACACCTGATCTGCCGTCCCAAAGCGATCCTGTCACCGTCGCCCACACCACAGCGATGGCCAATGAGGCACCGCAAGACGGGCGGCCCGTCTCGACCGGCACGCGTCGCACCATTCTCGCCACCACGCTGGCGGGTGCCGCCATGGGAACGGCCCTGGCCTTCGCCTGGCCGTCGGCCTATGTGGCGACGAGCGAAATCCTCATCGACAGCCGCACCGCGCAGGGCTCGGGCTCGCCCTTCGTGTCCGACCCCACGGCTGCGTTCGTCGACAACCAGCTCCGCGTGCTGCGCTCCTCCACCGTCCTCGGAGCGGTCGCCGAACGGCTCGATTTGTCCGCAGACGCTGAGTTCAACGGCGCGGCTTCGGGACCGTTCGGCATCGGCGCACTCGTTTCGAATGTCGGAAACCTGGTG is drawn from Mesorhizobium sp. CAU 1732 and contains these coding sequences:
- a CDS encoding NAD(P)H-dependent oxidoreductase, translated to MTNVALTGLARDLAKREEAGRPVRIGLVGCGEMGTDIVTQVAQMKGIVVSAIADTRGERAREAVKIAQRPADSAGEASSMSAMTTLIEAGKTAIVPDSSLVATHDLVDVVIDATGKPAVGAEIGIKAMEHGKHLVMMNVEADVTIGAYLKHAAQKLGVVYSLGAGDEPSSCMELIEFVSAMGHKVVAAGKGKNNPLNHDATPDEYRAEAERRNMNPRMLVEFVDGSKTMVEMAAIANATGLVPDKPGMHGPAATRDELSSVLCPVEDGGVLSRKGVVDFSIGKGVAPGVFVIAEMAHPRLRERMNDLKLGEGPYYTFFRPYHLTSLEVPLTCARAVLYGKADMVPLDKPVAEVCAVAKRDLKPGDALDAIGEYTYRSWIMTVGDARKNDAIPCGLLEGGTVTRPIAKGELITYRNAAPDAQSGLVILRKKQDELVASLG
- the proC gene encoding pyrroline-5-carboxylate reductase encodes the protein MSLQVLLVGCGNMGYAMLKGWLDAGHLATGDVGVIEPADALRERAAALGVTALATVEELRADIAPRLIIFAVKPQVILSILPAYARYSKTATFLSVAAGTPISAFETLLGSDAAIVRCMPNTPAAVGKGMMVVVSNANVTPETSAFVSELLSASGEVETIADEALMDAVTAVSGSGPAYLFHFIECLASAGEAAGLPQETAKRLAMQTVYGAAALAAGSSDEPAELRKQVTSPNGTTAAALSVLMEGDRLQKLVSEAVEAAKERSVELGK